In a single window of the Caproicibacterium sp. BJN0003 genome:
- a CDS encoding BTAD domain-containing putative transcriptional regulator: MLKVTLLKSPSVELNGQLLTFPYRRAEALLYYMLVQHSATRQELIALLWESYDDVTGLKNLRNALYTLKKVLGGEFLISPQKSLVIINPDWEYTCDYDRFIRDGDFSAYAGPFLQGFSVKHAFSYEEWLSRTRDKLHEQYLHKISDQAQACLKCGDRKQAICWAEESLREEPLDETMCAFLMELHRQEKQYVRATQIYQDLKKRLSEELGTEPMEATTVLYYEIMNEWNDTTLPPEHSSSAPVLVGRENIYAQLRAALDSFRLEAARHCSQLLMGDVGSGKGEMIDYLLQSIDLSSFLVIRCACLQSEKLMPLAPWDRVMLPLAELIQREKFSLSEPIRARLGQVFSVFREGGEAGATRLLRKLDEPLKDSLMMMMEMLTRRHKILLILENLQWMDSDSLSLMDTVMRHLGTGGLMMILTCSSGGSPSLQKSLRCDTADNLLQEHSLLPLTREQTDMLIQNELGKEAALQLQSCFYDETGGNFSLLMKLTRAFLRNGSTKETLNSLDDILMECLSGLDENTIHIAELISVFQQDAPCEILLELLGGNEAALSSGLEELLRRHLIEEYRDGSEITYRFFHERIRKLVYDRLNYFQRSPLHLQIAQLFTGDGLPVQSDICRRAARHFHLGGDFVHSLSCRIRALDLESTRSCEPFPCIPCEKIAFVPSEKLQEELLQCEQELSDLQQSAQGASTLPALENQLILIRGRLLLFHGDFEKGSAVLGTLSAAGSEDRNHNVMMIRACYLLASCALYRQSLSLAERYTAAGTRLLQKSEDPVLSAQFQRLRGACFCLRGDYDKSGYYFLEAIEKLEKQLPSTAARIQLAAANSACGRLFRQRQNYANACSYFKKALDTLDSSEKDPWPGAVWVYIHYGRTTFFMEDHPRAQQLFLRGYELSQLTGELWGCTAAAAFTAYYQIQDGNFEAAINSLKDAQKSNIRLQSPLEGAILCFVSMAIRQYLERTQQHNRELETLLTFSSASYARQGLRLLSGIPDVAEAQLLSKSLRDGITDQQHFHASELYSKNKHFMTE, translated from the coding sequence ATGCTGAAAGTCACTCTTTTAAAAAGCCCTTCTGTAGAACTGAACGGTCAGCTGCTCACATTCCCGTATCGGCGAGCGGAAGCACTGCTTTACTATATGCTTGTGCAGCACAGCGCCACCAGGCAAGAGCTGATCGCTCTTCTTTGGGAAAGCTACGATGACGTTACGGGACTTAAAAATCTACGCAATGCACTTTATACTCTGAAAAAAGTTCTGGGGGGTGAATTTTTAATTTCTCCCCAGAAATCTCTTGTCATTATTAACCCGGATTGGGAATACACCTGCGATTACGACCGCTTTATACGGGATGGTGATTTTTCCGCTTATGCAGGGCCTTTTTTGCAGGGCTTTTCCGTAAAGCACGCTTTTTCCTATGAAGAATGGCTCAGCCGTACCCGTGATAAACTGCATGAACAATATCTACATAAAATTTCGGATCAGGCACAGGCCTGCCTGAAATGCGGCGACCGTAAGCAGGCCATCTGCTGGGCGGAAGAATCTCTGCGGGAAGAACCCCTCGACGAAACCATGTGCGCTTTTCTCATGGAACTTCACCGGCAGGAAAAGCAATATGTGCGCGCTACCCAGATCTATCAGGATTTAAAGAAGCGTCTTTCAGAGGAATTGGGCACCGAACCCATGGAAGCGACTACCGTCCTTTATTATGAGATCATGAATGAATGGAACGATACTACGCTTCCCCCCGAACATTCCTCTTCTGCACCTGTTCTGGTGGGGCGCGAAAATATCTACGCTCAATTGCGGGCTGCGCTGGATTCTTTTCGCTTAGAGGCTGCCCGCCACTGTTCCCAGCTTTTAATGGGAGATGTAGGCTCCGGAAAAGGAGAAATGATCGATTATCTGCTGCAAAGTATTGATTTATCTTCTTTTCTTGTGATTCGCTGTGCTTGTTTGCAATCCGAAAAGCTGATGCCGCTTGCCCCTTGGGACCGTGTAATGCTTCCTCTTGCAGAATTGATTCAGCGGGAAAAATTCTCTCTTTCAGAGCCAATAAGGGCGCGCCTCGGCCAAGTTTTTTCGGTTTTCCGCGAAGGTGGAGAAGCAGGGGCTACGCGTCTGCTCCGAAAATTGGACGAACCCCTGAAAGACAGCCTGATGATGATGATGGAAATGCTTACTAGGCGGCACAAAATCCTTTTGATTCTCGAAAATCTACAGTGGATGGACTCAGACAGTCTTTCTCTGATGGATACCGTTATGCGGCATCTCGGGACGGGCGGCCTAATGATGATTTTAACCTGCAGCAGCGGCGGAAGCCCCTCTCTACAGAAATCTCTGCGGTGCGATACTGCGGATAATCTTCTGCAGGAGCATTCACTGCTCCCTCTCACACGGGAACAGACCGACATGCTCATCCAAAATGAACTCGGTAAAGAAGCCGCCCTGCAGCTGCAAAGCTGTTTTTATGATGAAACCGGCGGAAATTTTTCTCTTTTGATGAAACTAACCCGTGCTTTTCTCCGCAATGGAAGCACCAAAGAGACTCTTAACAGCCTTGACGATATTTTGATGGAATGTCTATCTGGGCTGGATGAAAACACCATTCACATTGCCGAGCTCATCTCTGTTTTTCAGCAGGATGCTCCCTGTGAAATTTTGCTGGAACTTCTCGGTGGCAACGAAGCTGCCCTTTCTTCCGGATTGGAAGAGCTGCTGCGCCGTCATCTGATTGAAGAATACCGGGACGGCAGTGAAATTACTTATCGGTTTTTTCATGAGCGTATCCGGAAATTAGTCTATGACCGGCTCAACTATTTTCAGCGCAGTCCCCTGCATCTGCAAATTGCACAGCTTTTTACCGGAGACGGACTGCCGGTACAAAGCGATATTTGCCGTCGTGCAGCACGGCATTTTCATTTGGGAGGCGATTTCGTTCACTCTCTAAGCTGTCGGATTCGCGCCCTCGATTTAGAAAGCACACGCAGTTGTGAGCCCTTTCCCTGCATTCCCTGCGAAAAGATCGCGTTTGTCCCTTCGGAAAAACTTCAAGAAGAACTTTTACAGTGCGAACAAGAGCTCTCTGATCTTCAGCAGTCTGCACAAGGAGCAAGCACTCTGCCAGCTTTGGAGAACCAGCTGATTCTTATCCGCGGACGGCTGCTTTTATTCCATGGAGATTTTGAAAAAGGAAGCGCGGTATTGGGGACTCTCAGTGCCGCAGGCAGTGAAGACCGGAATCACAATGTGATGATGATCCGTGCCTGCTACTTACTGGCTTCCTGTGCTCTTTACCGGCAATCTCTCAGTCTTGCGGAACGCTATACCGCTGCAGGAACGCGCCTTCTTCAAAAAAGCGAAGACCCCGTGCTTTCCGCACAATTTCAGCGTCTGCGGGGCGCCTGCTTCTGTCTGCGCGGCGACTACGATAAAAGTGGGTACTATTTTTTAGAGGCCATTGAAAAACTTGAAAAGCAGCTTCCCTCCACTGCGGCGCGGATTCAACTTGCCGCGGCAAACAGTGCCTGCGGAAGACTGTTCCGCCAACGGCAGAACTATGCGAATGCCTGTTCCTATTTTAAAAAAGCATTGGATACGCTGGATAGTTCCGAAAAAGATCCGTGGCCGGGAGCTGTTTGGGTTTATATCCATTATGGGAGGACGACTTTCTTTATGGAAGATCATCCGCGGGCGCAGCAGCTATTTTTGCGCGGATACGAATTGTCTCAGCTTACCGGAGAACTTTGGGGCTGTACCGCAGCGGCCGCTTTTACCGCCTATTATCAGATACAGGATGGAAACTTTGAAGCTGCAATCAATAGTCTCAAAGATGCGCAAAAAAGCAATATCCGACTGCAGTCTCCTTTAGAGGGTGCCATTCTCTGTTTTGTCAGCATGGCTATCCGCCAATATCTGGAACGCACACAGCAACATAATCGGGAATTGGAAACTTTACTGACTTTTTCTTCTGCCAGCTATGCGCGTCAGGGACTTCGACTGCTCTCGGGGATTCCGGATGTGGCGGAAGCACAGCTTTTATCAAAGAGTCTGCGTGACGGTATCACAGATCAGCAACATTTTCATGCATCAGAGCTCTATAGCAAAAATAAGCATTTTATGACGGAATAA
- the ftcD gene encoding glutamate formimidoyltransferase codes for MKLEQIIESVPNFSEGRDLSKVEEIVDCFRAKPGVKLLDYSTDPDHNRCVVTVLGNPESLKEAMIEAVGAAVRLIDMTKHEGAHPRIGCVDVIPFIPVRDCTIEDADRLAKEVAKEAAERFGQPFYLYEKSASAPYRADLAAIRQGQFEGLAEKMKDPRWKPDFGPSTMHPTGGATAIGARMPLICFNVNLDTPNVEIARKISRRVRSINGGYRFVKAMGISLDERGLAQVTMNLTDYTKSSMYSVFEAIKMEARRYGARILNSEIVGTIPMQALVDCAQYYLQIDDFSIDQVLETHL; via the coding sequence TTGAAATTAGAGCAGATTATTGAATCGGTTCCAAATTTTAGCGAGGGCAGAGATCTGAGCAAAGTCGAAGAGATCGTCGATTGTTTTCGCGCAAAACCGGGTGTTAAGCTGTTGGATTACTCTACAGATCCGGATCACAACCGTTGCGTTGTGACGGTATTGGGCAATCCGGAGTCGCTTAAGGAAGCGATGATTGAGGCGGTAGGAGCGGCAGTACGTTTGATCGATATGACAAAGCATGAAGGAGCGCATCCGAGAATCGGCTGTGTGGATGTGATTCCGTTTATTCCGGTACGTGACTGTACCATCGAGGATGCGGACCGCCTGGCAAAAGAGGTGGCAAAAGAAGCCGCCGAGCGGTTTGGACAGCCATTTTATCTTTATGAAAAATCCGCTTCTGCTCCCTATCGTGCAGACCTTGCGGCGATTAGGCAAGGCCAGTTTGAGGGCCTTGCGGAAAAGATGAAGGATCCCCGTTGGAAACCGGATTTTGGTCCTTCTACCATGCATCCTACCGGCGGTGCCACGGCAATCGGTGCAAGGATGCCGCTGATCTGCTTTAATGTGAATCTCGATACGCCGAATGTGGAAATTGCGAGAAAGATCAGCAGAAGAGTGCGCAGCATTAACGGCGGATACCGCTTTGTAAAGGCTATGGGAATTTCTTTGGATGAACGGGGTCTTGCACAGGTTACCATGAATTTGACCGATTATACGAAAAGCTCTATGTACAGCGTTTTTGAAGCAATCAAAATGGAAGCCAGAAGATATGGAGCCCGGATTCTTAACAGCGAGATCGTGGGGACTATACCCATGCAGGCGCTGGTAGACTGTGCCCAGTATTATCTTCAGATCGATGATTTTTCTATTGATCAGGTTTTGGAAACCCATTTGTAA
- a CDS encoding folate family ECF transporter S component — translation MKKFDTRTMTTIALLIAMTVFLARFCSISAWNIRIGFSFLPVAVAAILFGMKGACTVAALSDIIGTILFPVGPYFPGFTLTAFLTGIVYAIFLHKKQTPLRILGCVAVNQLFLSLFLNSFWISIWYSSPYLPLLATRSVQTFVVGIAQFLTLGVVSKVLSVHKKQVMG, via the coding sequence ATGAAAAAATTTGATACCCGAACCATGACAACGATTGCGCTTCTCATTGCAATGACCGTGTTTCTGGCCCGATTTTGCTCGATCTCCGCATGGAATATCAGAATCGGCTTTAGCTTTTTGCCGGTGGCCGTAGCGGCGATCCTTTTCGGCATGAAAGGAGCCTGCACCGTGGCGGCACTGAGCGATATCATCGGCACGATCTTATTTCCAGTGGGGCCCTATTTTCCGGGATTCACCCTGACTGCCTTTCTCACCGGAATTGTCTATGCAATATTTCTGCATAAAAAGCAGACGCCCCTTCGCATTTTGGGCTGTGTAGCCGTAAATCAACTTTTTTTAAGCCTTTTTCTCAATTCATTCTGGATTTCCATTTGGTATTCTTCCCCGTATTTGCCACTTTTAGCGACCAGATCAGTTCAAACCTTTGTGGTGGGAATCGCTCAATTTTTAACGCTGGGCGTGGTTTCGAAGGTACTTTCGGTTCATAAAAAACAGGTGATGGGATGA
- a CDS encoding formate--tetrahydrofolate ligase: protein MKTDIEIAQEATMEPIEKIAEKLGISKDNLELYGRGKAKLDIHSLKEKPRKGKLILVTAINPTPAGEGKTTTSVGLADALSRLGKSTVVCLREPSLGPVFGIKGGAAGGGYAQVIPMEEINLHFTGDFHAIGAANNLLAALIDNHIQQGNALNIDVRRIVWKRVVDMNDRQLRHIVCGLGGKANGVPREDGFDITVASEIMAVLCLSTSLLDLKTRLARMVVAYTRNDEPITAHDLHAEGAMAALLKDAIKPNLVQTLEHTPALIHGGPFANIAHGCNSISATQTGLKLADYVVTEAGFGADLGAEKFIDIKCRAGGFTPDVAVIVATVRALKHHGGVQKADLEKEDLIALEKGLPNLLRHVENITKVFGLPCVVAINAFPTDTPAELNLIEQKCRELGVNVALSEVWAKGGKGGEALAKEVLRLCEIKSECRFCYDVNDSISDKLNAIAKKIYHADGVDLTGPAKKQLKLLTDLHFDKLPICMAKTQYSFSDDATLLGAPNGFRITVKNLKVNAGAGFLMAQAGDIMTMPGLPKVPAADKIDIDESGKITGLF from the coding sequence ATGAAGACCGATATAGAAATCGCCCAGGAAGCAACTATGGAGCCGATCGAAAAAATCGCAGAAAAGCTGGGGATTTCGAAAGACAATCTGGAATTATACGGGCGCGGAAAAGCAAAACTCGACATTCATTCGTTAAAAGAAAAGCCCAGAAAAGGTAAGCTAATTCTCGTCACCGCCATCAATCCAACCCCTGCAGGTGAGGGAAAGACCACCACCAGTGTTGGTTTAGCAGATGCTCTCTCCCGACTCGGAAAATCTACTGTCGTCTGCCTGCGTGAACCCAGCCTCGGACCAGTATTCGGCATAAAAGGAGGCGCTGCCGGCGGTGGTTATGCGCAGGTCATCCCTATGGAAGAAATCAACCTCCACTTTACAGGCGATTTTCATGCCATCGGCGCTGCGAATAATCTTTTGGCTGCCCTGATTGACAACCATATCCAACAGGGAAATGCACTCAATATTGATGTGCGCAGAATTGTCTGGAAACGCGTCGTCGATATGAACGACCGCCAGCTTCGCCACATCGTCTGCGGTCTTGGCGGAAAAGCCAACGGCGTTCCCCGTGAAGACGGCTTCGATATCACGGTAGCTTCGGAGATTATGGCGGTGCTGTGCCTCTCTACCAGCCTTTTAGACCTCAAAACGCGGCTTGCAAGGATGGTGGTCGCCTATACGAGAAATGACGAACCCATCACAGCCCACGATCTTCATGCCGAAGGTGCCATGGCGGCTCTTTTAAAGGACGCTATCAAGCCAAACCTTGTACAAACACTTGAACATACACCCGCACTGATTCATGGCGGCCCCTTTGCCAATATCGCCCACGGCTGCAATTCCATCTCCGCCACACAGACTGGATTAAAGCTTGCCGATTATGTGGTCACGGAAGCCGGATTCGGTGCCGATCTAGGCGCTGAAAAATTCATCGATATCAAATGCCGCGCCGGTGGATTCACTCCTGATGTAGCGGTGATCGTCGCTACTGTACGCGCATTAAAGCATCATGGCGGCGTACAAAAGGCAGATCTCGAAAAAGAGGATCTCATTGCTTTGGAAAAGGGACTGCCGAATCTTCTGCGCCATGTGGAAAATATCACAAAAGTCTTTGGGCTGCCCTGCGTAGTCGCAATTAACGCCTTCCCCACCGATACTCCTGCCGAATTAAACCTCATCGAGCAGAAATGCCGAGAATTAGGCGTCAATGTAGCATTGAGCGAAGTCTGGGCAAAAGGCGGAAAAGGCGGAGAAGCGCTGGCAAAAGAAGTTCTGCGGCTCTGCGAAATAAAGAGCGAATGCCGGTTCTGTTATGATGTAAACGATTCGATCTCCGACAAACTTAACGCCATTGCAAAAAAGATTTATCACGCAGACGGCGTTGACCTGACGGGTCCTGCCAAAAAGCAGCTCAAACTCCTTACCGATCTCCATTTTGACAAGCTGCCGATCTGCATGGCAAAAACCCAGTATTCCTTCTCGGACGATGCAACGCTTCTCGGCGCACCCAACGGTTTCCGCATCACGGTGAAAAACCTGAAAGTCAACGCCGGCGCTGGATTTTTGATGGCGCAGGCCGGTGACATCATGACAATGCCGGGCTTACCAAAAGTTCCCGCTGCAGATAAAATCGACATCGATGAATCCGGAAAGATCACCGGTCTCTTTTAA
- a CDS encoding HutD family protein: MEPLIRHILPSDFVVSNWSGGTTSQIAIGPQNAQYAKRDFLWRLSTATVNVEESDFTMLPDYARYISLLKGKIYLSHDGGKVLSLSPYEIHAFDGGSTTHSEGTCVDFNLMLRKGACKGNLFCLHLAENAEITIPAAPFTNGHHHTTIVYAAKGTGTLSVGTASQVFSCKEAVMISEFSAPLLLKSHEFSIFIIAEIDTSLSAPI, translated from the coding sequence ATGGAACCGCTGATCCGTCATATTCTCCCCTCCGATTTTGTCGTCAGCAATTGGAGCGGCGGAACCACTTCGCAGATTGCGATCGGCCCCCAAAATGCGCAATACGCCAAACGTGATTTTCTTTGGCGTCTCAGCACCGCCACCGTTAATGTTGAGGAATCGGATTTTACCATGCTGCCGGATTATGCCCGCTATATTTCCCTATTAAAAGGAAAAATATATCTTTCTCATGACGGCGGAAAAGTTCTCTCGCTTTCCCCCTATGAGATTCACGCATTTGACGGTGGCAGTACCACCCATTCGGAAGGAACCTGTGTAGATTTTAATCTGATGCTGCGAAAAGGAGCCTGCAAGGGAAATCTTTTCTGCCTGCATCTGGCCGAAAATGCAGAAATAACTATCCCGGCTGCCCCCTTCACAAATGGTCATCACCATACGACGATTGTCTATGCGGCAAAAGGCACCGGCACACTCTCTGTGGGAACTGCTTCTCAAGTTTTTTCCTGCAAAGAAGCTGTGATGATCTCGGAATTTTCTGCGCCTCTACTTTTAAAGAGCCATGAATTTTCCATCTTTATAATCGCCGAAATAGACACATCACTCTCAGCTCCGATTTAA
- a CDS encoding cyclodeaminase/cyclohydrolase family protein, translating to MKLVDDTVTGFTNLMASSEPAPGGGSAAALEGALGAALTAMVCALTQGKKKYAAFEDLAKETEQKANVLKERYLDVLDRDTDAFHKVSAVFAMPKNTDNEKAARSEAMQKALKGCTETPFEIMELACETLDLVTGILDCSNVSAKSDLGCAALSLKSAAQCAWLNVLINLGGIKDSEFVDTYRKNGAALLEKAIKAADSIYLNVVTSL from the coding sequence ATGAAGCTTGTTGACGATACCGTCACCGGTTTTACTAATCTAATGGCCTCTTCCGAGCCAGCCCCAGGAGGCGGCTCCGCTGCTGCACTGGAAGGGGCTCTGGGTGCGGCTCTTACCGCAATGGTGTGCGCTCTGACACAGGGGAAGAAAAAATACGCTGCATTTGAGGATTTGGCAAAAGAAACCGAACAGAAAGCCAATGTGCTCAAAGAACGCTATTTGGACGTTCTTGACCGGGATACCGATGCTTTTCATAAGGTCAGCGCTGTTTTTGCCATGCCGAAAAATACCGACAATGAAAAAGCAGCGCGCAGCGAAGCCATGCAAAAGGCTCTGAAAGGCTGCACCGAGACTCCTTTTGAAATAATGGAACTCGCCTGCGAAACGCTGGATCTTGTGACCGGCATTTTAGATTGCTCCAATGTGAGCGCCAAAAGCGACCTTGGCTGCGCCGCGCTCAGCCTCAAATCGGCTGCACAATGCGCATGGCTCAACGTTCTCATCAATCTGGGGGGAATCAAAGATTCCGAATTTGTTGATACCTATCGAAAAAACGGAGCGGCTTTGTTGGAAAAAGCTATAAAAGCAGCTGACAGCATCTACCTAAACGTTGTAACTTCTCTTTAA
- the ftcD gene encoding glutamate formimidoyltransferase translates to MAKLVECIPNFSEGRNQAVLDALVAVAKSVPGCTLMDVQSDPTHNRSVFTLVGSPEGIEEVSFQLCKKAAELIDMRKHEGAHPRMGATDVIPFVPTIGMTVEECVELSKRVAKRIWEELQIPSFLYEDSATTPERKNLATVRKGQFEGMPEKLLLPEWKPDYGERKIHPTAGITAIGARMPLVAFNVNLGTSDVQIAKKIAKVVRASSGGFKYCKAIGLLLEDRNIAQVSMNMVNYEGTPLYRVFEVIRAEAQRWGVPIIGSEVVGLTPAKALVDCAEYYLKIENFDYHKQVMENHLINS, encoded by the coding sequence ATGGCAAAACTTGTTGAATGCATTCCGAATTTTAGTGAGGGGCGCAACCAGGCAGTTCTCGACGCTTTAGTCGCTGTTGCAAAAAGTGTCCCCGGCTGCACCTTGATGGATGTTCAGTCCGACCCAACGCATAACCGTTCCGTATTTACTCTGGTAGGTTCCCCCGAAGGAATCGAAGAAGTCTCCTTTCAGCTCTGCAAAAAAGCTGCAGAACTCATTGATATGAGAAAGCATGAAGGCGCTCATCCCCGCATGGGTGCTACCGATGTCATCCCGTTTGTGCCGACAATCGGCATGACCGTTGAAGAGTGCGTCGAGCTTTCAAAACGCGTTGCAAAACGTATCTGGGAAGAGCTGCAGATTCCGAGCTTTCTCTACGAAGATTCCGCTACAACGCCTGAGCGCAAAAATCTAGCTACCGTTCGCAAAGGCCAGTTTGAAGGGATGCCCGAAAAACTTCTACTGCCCGAATGGAAGCCCGACTACGGCGAGCGCAAAATTCATCCGACAGCCGGCATTACCGCAATCGGTGCCCGGATGCCGCTGGTTGCGTTCAATGTGAACCTTGGCACCTCCGACGTACAGATTGCCAAGAAAATTGCAAAGGTTGTCCGCGCTTCTTCCGGCGGGTTCAAATACTGCAAAGCAATCGGCCTGCTTTTGGAAGACCGCAATATAGCACAAGTCTCCATGAACATGGTAAACTACGAAGGCACTCCACTCTACCGGGTATTCGAAGTCATTCGTGCCGAAGCACAGCGCTGGGGTGTTCCGATTATCGGCAGCGAAGTTGTCGGTCTGACTCCTGCAAAGGCCCTTGTGGACTGCGCGGAATATTATCTAAAGATCGAAAACTTTGACTATCACAAACAGGTCATGGAAAATCATCTCATCAACAGTTAA
- the gltS gene encoding sodium/glutamate symporter, with protein sequence MTFETIDNVLQISTNSVMTIAMAAVLLLIGYFVNSKVSFLRKYCIPAPVVGGFLFMFITFLGHTSGTFAFKFDSSFQDPFMLAFFTTVGLGASFALLKKGGLLLIVYWLCAGVVSIFQNIIGITVGSAVGLQAPYSLLASVISMIGGHGAALAYGSTFAQMGYAPAPLVGAATATFGLISAVLVGGPVGRRLIEKYHLKPDESENFDTDVTSVNAMTSEKRNGLDVMKNVTAILVCMALGMVVSGWIGSLIGMSFPTYVGAMFIAVILRNINEKTHFYKFDFSLVEGIGDVMLNLYLSIAMMTLRLWELADLVGGVLVIPVCQVIFMVLVSYFIIFRILGKNYDAAVMCAGLCGHGLGATPSAIVNMTAINERYGMSRRAMMIVPIVGAFLVDIIYQPQTIWFIKTFVHAITG encoded by the coding sequence ATGACTTTTGAAACCATCGACAATGTCCTTCAGATCAGTACCAACTCCGTTATGACCATCGCTATGGCGGCAGTTCTTCTGCTGATCGGCTACTTTGTAAACAGCAAAGTCAGTTTCCTCCGCAAATACTGTATTCCCGCGCCGGTGGTAGGTGGTTTTCTGTTTATGTTTATCACCTTTTTGGGCCATACGAGCGGAACGTTTGCCTTTAAGTTCGACTCATCTTTTCAGGATCCGTTCATGCTGGCATTCTTTACCACAGTCGGATTGGGTGCAAGCTTTGCACTGCTCAAAAAAGGCGGCCTGCTTCTGATTGTTTACTGGCTCTGCGCAGGCGTTGTTTCCATTTTCCAAAACATTATCGGTATTACAGTCGGTTCTGCAGTCGGCCTGCAGGCACCCTATTCCTTATTAGCCAGTGTAATCTCCATGATCGGCGGCCACGGCGCAGCGCTTGCTTATGGCAGTACATTCGCGCAAATGGGCTATGCCCCCGCCCCGTTAGTTGGCGCTGCCACCGCTACATTCGGATTGATCTCGGCCGTTCTGGTCGGCGGACCGGTCGGACGCAGGCTGATTGAAAAATATCACCTCAAGCCTGACGAAAGTGAAAACTTCGATACCGACGTCACCTCTGTAAACGCTATGACCTCTGAAAAGCGCAACGGCCTCGACGTTATGAAAAACGTAACCGCTATTCTCGTCTGCATGGCTCTCGGTATGGTGGTTTCCGGATGGATCGGCAGTCTGATCGGCATGAGCTTTCCTACTTATGTTGGCGCAATGTTTATCGCGGTCATTCTGCGCAATATCAATGAAAAAACCCATTTTTATAAATTTGATTTTTCGCTGGTCGAAGGTATCGGCGACGTCATGCTGAACTTATATCTATCGATTGCAATGATGACTCTGCGTTTGTGGGAGCTTGCAGATCTCGTCGGCGGCGTGCTGGTCATCCCCGTCTGCCAGGTAATCTTTATGGTTCTTGTCAGCTACTTTATTATCTTCCGCATTCTCGGTAAAAACTATGATGCCGCTGTTATGTGTGCCGGCCTTTGCGGTCACGGACTTGGCGCAACCCCGTCTGCCATTGTCAATATGACTGCAATTAATGAACGTTATGGAATGTCCCGCCGCGCAATGATGATCGTCCCGATCGTCGGCGCATTCCTCGTAGACATTATCTATCAACCGCAAACGATCTGGTTTATTAAGACATTTGTTCATGCGATCACCGGCTGA